The Spirosoma foliorum genome has a window encoding:
- a CDS encoding DUF983 domain-containing protein produces MLTDSRLYSVVFNKCPRCHEGDFFVAKSAFSKNFDKMHEHCPHCGENFMPEPGFYWASMFVSYAFYTIYTLTTFFIFVQWLNVDVDYYLVGLIPTLVLLTPYFFRMARRTWLTLFIAPKPEHKAGIPHQV; encoded by the coding sequence ATGTTAACCGATAGCCGATTATATAGCGTTGTTTTCAATAAATGTCCCCGTTGTCATGAAGGAGATTTCTTTGTAGCGAAGAGTGCCTTCAGCAAAAATTTTGACAAAATGCATGAGCATTGCCCACATTGTGGCGAGAACTTCATGCCTGAACCTGGTTTTTACTGGGCCTCTATGTTTGTGAGCTATGCGTTTTACACCATTTATACCCTGACTACGTTTTTCATCTTTGTTCAATGGTTGAACGTTGATGTGGATTATTACCTGGTTGGCCTGATTCCAACTCTGGTACTGCTGACTCCCTATTTCTTTCGGATGGCCCGCCGAACATGGCTAACCTTGTTCATTGCACCGAAACCAGAACATAAAGCCGGAATCCCTCATCAAGTGTAG
- a CDS encoding helix-turn-helix domain-containing protein — MSLAVPVYKLQSFPRHEPDALFYMTRLEKLVQEFKGIDNPHSHTFYLLMWIVQGSGTHTIDFRTYPIGPSQLYFLTPGQVHSWELSADVQGYNLFFDANFFRGRFGNRLYQYPFFHSHQHQPLLEVTDQQPLFSDLFRYAYKEYENQQPNRADVFLSFVHILLETANRIYNQQWMGTDTHFYDRIRDYEELIESQFLTVREVSAYADQMNLTPNYLNHICKKVLGKTASQLLYERIAIEAQRLLTHTAQSVKEIGFQLGFEDPSYFVRFFKKTVGQTPAEFRQLAGAHR, encoded by the coding sequence ATGTCCCTGGCCGTTCCTGTTTATAAGCTTCAGTCGTTTCCGCGTCATGAACCCGATGCGCTCTTTTACATGACTCGCCTGGAGAAACTGGTGCAGGAATTTAAAGGGATCGACAATCCGCATTCGCATACGTTCTATCTGCTGATGTGGATTGTGCAGGGGAGCGGCACACATACCATCGATTTTAGAACATATCCGATCGGGCCTTCTCAACTTTACTTTCTTACGCCCGGTCAGGTACACAGCTGGGAGCTGTCTGCTGATGTTCAGGGATATAATCTGTTTTTCGACGCTAATTTCTTTCGGGGACGCTTTGGGAATCGGCTGTATCAGTATCCGTTTTTTCATTCGCACCAGCACCAGCCCTTGCTGGAAGTAACCGATCAGCAACCCCTGTTTAGCGACTTGTTTCGGTATGCATACAAGGAATATGAAAATCAACAACCTAATCGGGCTGATGTCTTTCTATCGTTTGTGCATATTCTGTTAGAGACCGCCAACCGGATTTATAATCAACAATGGATGGGAACGGATACCCATTTCTACGATCGGATTCGGGATTATGAAGAGTTGATCGAAAGCCAATTTCTGACGGTTAGAGAGGTGAGCGCTTATGCCGACCAGATGAACCTGACGCCAAATTACCTGAATCATATTTGCAAAAAAGTGCTCGGTAAAACCGCCAGTCAGCTTTTATATGAGCGAATTGCGATTGAAGCACAGCGATTATTAACCCACACGGCTCAGTCGGTAAAGGAAATAGGATTTCAACTGGGCTTCGAAGACCCTTCTTATTTTGTGCGGTTTTTCAAAAAAACAGTAGGACAGACTCCCGCCGAATTCAGGCAATTAGCGGGAGCTCATCGGTGA
- a CDS encoding SDR family oxidoreductase, translated as MKTTQNTILITGGSAGIGFEIAKQFDQKGNHVIITGRSEDRLKKAAAQLKNVTAIVCDVTNEEEINGLVDRLYADFPNLNILINNAGNAFYYKLEAEANAFDKAREEMLTNYLSIIRLTEKLIPLLGKQENSAIVNVSSIVAFAPSHTLPTYAASKAALHSYTQSLRITLERSSTTKVFELMPPLVNTDFSQAIGGANGIAPSVVADDLLNALENDEYEIHVGDTAQIYALSLSSPASALAAMNG; from the coding sequence ATGAAAACGACTCAGAATACCATCTTAATTACTGGTGGAAGCGCAGGCATCGGATTTGAAATCGCCAAGCAATTCGACCAAAAAGGGAATCATGTAATTATTACCGGCAGAAGTGAAGATCGCTTGAAGAAAGCGGCTGCCCAACTGAAAAACGTAACGGCTATTGTCTGCGACGTAACGAATGAAGAAGAGATAAATGGGTTAGTAGACAGATTATATGCCGACTTCCCTAATCTGAATATTCTGATCAACAACGCCGGAAACGCATTCTATTATAAGCTGGAAGCAGAAGCGAATGCCTTTGATAAGGCGCGTGAAGAAATGCTCACCAATTACCTTTCAATTATCCGGCTCACCGAAAAATTGATTCCTTTACTGGGTAAGCAGGAAAATTCGGCCATCGTGAATGTATCATCGATCGTTGCCTTTGCCCCCAGCCACACCTTACCAACCTATGCTGCCAGCAAAGCTGCTCTGCACTCTTACACCCAATCGTTGCGCATCACGCTTGAAAGAAGCTCAACTACGAAAGTGTTTGAGCTGATGCCTCCGCTGGTCAATACTGATTTCTCGCAGGCCATTGGCGGAGCGAATGGAATTGCTCCCTCGGTAGTTGCCGACGATTTACTTAACGCACTGGAAAACGACGAGTACGAAATTCACGTGGGCGACACCGCTCAGATTTATGCCTTGTCGCTTTCTTCACCCGCTAGTGCTCTGGCAGCTATGAATGGCTAG
- the fabF gene encoding beta-ketoacyl-ACP synthase II, with the protein MLHRVVITGIGALTPVGNDIPTFWENVVAGRSGAATITHFDASLFRTHFAAELKNYAASQFLSHADIKRTDPFTQYALIASDQAIKDSGFDLSQMDPFDVGVIWGSGQGGMETFEQQVTEYVQGTGQPRFSPFFVPKLIVNMASGMISIRNGYMGINYTTVSACATSNTAIMDAFNYIRLGKAKIIITGGSEAPITPASFGGFSALKAMSTHNDDPVAASRPFDVHRDGFVMAEGAGALVLEEYEHAVKRGATIYGEITGAAMTADAYHMTATHPEGLGAAKAMQLALDEAGLTIADVDYLNTHATSTPLGDISEIKAVAKLTGPDKTKLKISATKSITGHLLGAAGAIEAIICLLSMRDNVIPPTINTTELDPEIPKNLSIVLQETIPFDVRTTMSNTFGFGGHNGTVIFQKVS; encoded by the coding sequence ATGTTACACCGAGTTGTTATTACAGGTATTGGCGCATTAACTCCCGTAGGCAATGACATTCCAACTTTTTGGGAAAATGTTGTTGCCGGGCGCAGTGGAGCCGCTACGATTACTCACTTCGATGCGTCTTTATTCCGGACGCATTTCGCGGCCGAACTCAAAAACTATGCGGCTTCGCAGTTTTTAAGCCACGCCGACATCAAACGGACCGATCCCTTTACGCAGTACGCACTCATTGCTTCCGATCAGGCCATCAAGGATTCTGGTTTTGATCTTTCCCAAATGGACCCGTTCGATGTCGGTGTTATCTGGGGCTCAGGTCAAGGTGGTATGGAAACGTTTGAGCAACAGGTAACCGAGTATGTTCAGGGAACTGGTCAACCTCGGTTCAGCCCGTTCTTTGTCCCAAAGCTTATCGTCAACATGGCATCGGGTATGATTTCGATTCGTAATGGCTATATGGGCATTAATTATACGACGGTTTCGGCTTGTGCCACCTCGAACACGGCGATTATGGATGCGTTCAACTACATCCGGCTTGGGAAAGCTAAAATAATCATAACTGGCGGCTCTGAGGCCCCGATTACGCCAGCCTCGTTCGGTGGTTTTAGCGCCCTAAAAGCCATGTCGACTCACAATGATGATCCAGTTGCGGCCTCGCGTCCGTTCGATGTTCATCGGGACGGGTTCGTTATGGCCGAAGGGGCTGGTGCCCTGGTTTTGGAGGAATATGAGCACGCGGTGAAACGGGGCGCAACGATTTACGGCGAAATTACGGGAGCTGCCATGACGGCCGATGCGTACCACATGACAGCCACCCATCCAGAAGGTTTAGGAGCAGCCAAAGCCATGCAACTTGCTTTAGATGAGGCTGGATTGACGATTGCCGACGTAGATTACCTGAACACCCATGCTACCTCAACCCCTCTCGGCGATATATCAGAAATAAAAGCGGTAGCCAAGCTCACTGGTCCAGATAAAACCAAACTTAAAATCAGCGCAACCAAGTCGATAACCGGTCATTTACTGGGAGCAGCTGGAGCCATCGAAGCCATTATTTGCCTACTCTCGATGCGCGACAACGTCATTCCGCCTACGATCAACACCACTGAGTTAGACCCCGAAATTCCAAAAAATCTATCGATTGTTTTGCAGGAAACCATCCCGTTCGATGTCCGAACGACGATGAGCAACACCTTTGGGTTTGGTGGTCATAATGGCACGGTCATTTTTCAGAAGGTGTCTTAA
- a CDS encoding alpha/beta hydrolase domain-containing protein — protein MHRPKSVRQIALINCLFVIAMLAGSMAQARIIRIEITSRQAPTFEGKVFGQVGAYEKLRGKAYGELDPASPQNALITDIQLAPRNAKGMVEYAMDIYILKPIDLAKGNHKLFLEVNNRGGKLFGGFNKSSGGNDPSTAAQAGDAFLMNRGYSIAWNGWDPSANPTNNNLTISVPIAKNTDGSTITGPSYEYIVYDNATSTNYTLAYPAATVNKTQATLTVRNHLQDTPTVISADGWEYVNERTIRLLPAGTPFRQSAVYEFAYTASNPIVAGIGLAATRDFVSFLRYATADDFGNPNPLANDIKFTFSFAVSQPARYLNDFQTLGFNADETGKRVLDGIENWLGGGSGIGLNVRFAQPSRTERNRQNHLYPEAVFPFAYPVMTDPFTGKTAGRIAACSASNTCPKVFEVNSANEYWVKAASLLHTDPKGNDLPDPENVRFFLVAGAQHGTGNATSRGMCQQFQNPTNADPVLRALFMALDDWVTKSIEPPKSAVPRKSAGNAIIALPQPGLQTGVVPQEKLGWPTIPGVTYTGIITTRYQLDFGPTFNQGALTNYPPAIANRPTYVNFVSKVDHDGNEIAGIRLPIVAVPTATTTGWALRSTDFGQNEGCEGAGQYIPFKKTKAERIASNDPRLSLEERYRTHDNYVKAIVQSVNELVKQRLLLPDDAQDYIKTAEASDVLK, from the coding sequence ATGCACAGGCCGAAATCTGTTCGACAAATAGCCCTTATCAACTGCCTATTCGTCATCGCGATGCTTGCCGGGTCAATGGCTCAGGCCCGTATCATTCGAATCGAGATCACCAGCCGACAGGCACCAACGTTTGAGGGTAAGGTATTTGGGCAAGTAGGTGCTTATGAAAAACTTCGGGGAAAAGCTTATGGTGAACTTGACCCAGCCAGTCCCCAAAACGCGCTTATTACCGACATCCAACTGGCACCCCGTAATGCCAAAGGTATGGTTGAGTATGCAATGGACATTTACATTCTCAAACCCATTGATCTGGCAAAAGGCAATCACAAGCTTTTTCTAGAAGTAAATAATCGGGGAGGTAAACTCTTTGGCGGGTTCAACAAAAGCAGTGGCGGCAATGACCCTTCAACAGCAGCACAGGCAGGTGACGCCTTTCTGATGAATCGAGGGTACAGCATTGCCTGGAACGGATGGGACCCATCGGCAAATCCCACAAACAACAACCTGACTATCAGCGTCCCCATCGCTAAAAACACAGATGGTTCGACCATTACAGGTCCCTCCTACGAATATATAGTTTACGACAATGCAACGTCGACGAATTACACGCTAGCCTACCCTGCCGCGACAGTAAACAAAACCCAGGCAACGCTTACTGTACGCAATCATTTACAGGATACCCCCACCGTTATTTCGGCCGATGGCTGGGAATACGTCAATGAGCGCACGATTCGGCTACTACCAGCCGGAACACCGTTTCGACAAAGTGCTGTTTATGAGTTTGCGTATACCGCCAGTAATCCGATAGTGGCAGGTATTGGGCTGGCGGCAACGCGAGATTTTGTTTCGTTCCTGCGCTATGCTACTGCCGACGATTTTGGCAACCCAAACCCATTGGCCAACGATATCAAATTTACATTTTCCTTTGCCGTTTCTCAACCGGCTCGTTATCTCAATGACTTTCAAACCTTGGGTTTTAATGCTGACGAGACAGGGAAACGGGTTCTTGATGGAATTGAAAACTGGCTGGGTGGCGGAAGTGGCATCGGCCTGAATGTTCGGTTTGCTCAACCGTCCCGCACCGAGCGAAATCGCCAGAACCACCTCTACCCTGAAGCAGTTTTTCCGTTTGCGTATCCCGTTATGACCGATCCGTTTACGGGGAAAACAGCAGGCCGTATTGCAGCCTGTTCGGCAAGCAACACCTGCCCCAAGGTGTTTGAGGTTAATTCAGCAAACGAGTATTGGGTCAAAGCTGCTTCGCTCCTGCATACCGATCCCAAAGGCAACGATCTGCCCGACCCCGAGAATGTTCGCTTTTTCCTCGTGGCTGGTGCTCAGCATGGTACTGGCAATGCAACTTCACGCGGCATGTGTCAACAATTTCAGAACCCTACCAATGCTGACCCAGTTTTGCGGGCGCTATTTATGGCACTGGACGACTGGGTAACGAAAAGCATTGAGCCGCCTAAGAGTGCTGTACCCCGGAAGTCAGCCGGGAATGCCATAATTGCCCTTCCCCAACCGGGTTTGCAAACGGGCGTTGTGCCTCAGGAGAAACTTGGCTGGCCGACTATTCCGGGGGTAACGTATACGGGAATTATCACAACGCGTTATCAGCTTGATTTTGGCCCCACTTTTAACCAGGGGGCTCTAACCAATTATCCACCCGCTATAGCCAATCGACCGACGTATGTAAATTTTGTATCTAAAGTTGACCATGATGGCAACGAGATAGCGGGCATTCGTTTACCCATTGTTGCCGTCCCGACGGCCACCACCACAGGCTGGGCTTTACGAAGTACCGATTTTGGCCAAAACGAAGGTTGCGAAGGCGCTGGCCAATACATACCGTTCAAAAAAACAAAAGCCGAACGGATAGCAAGTAACGATCCACGCTTGTCGTTAGAGGAACGTTATCGTACCCATGACAACTATGTCAAGGCCATTGTACAATCGGTTAATGAATTGGTTAAACAACGTTTGTTACTGCCCGACGATGCACAGGATTATATCAAAACTGCCGAAGCCAGCGATGTATTGAAGTAA
- a CDS encoding substrate-binding domain-containing protein, producing the protein MTIFFRWLLTVQPPVDRKYIFRTGCLLLSLIGLGLTSCQTSSQTKTYRIGFSQRTETDSWRKTMLEDMNRELSFYPDIDFLVKDAGGQSDKQVKQIQELIDQHVDLLIVSPNAARPITPIVEKAYQQGIPVIILDRRTVSDQYIAYVGADNVEVGRTAGAYANTLLDGAGKVVEIGESPGSSADIDRHRGFVEAISHHPGIRLVKKLEGDWDKHSFADELTQLLKAEPTVQLIFAQNDRTALKAHTICRQLGLDQRVKIIGVDGLPGKNEGIDLVERGILKATVLYPTGGKEAIRTALAILKKQAFKRENRLPITLVDSSNVRMMKLQNAKIAEQQADIEKQSDRIEALNRTYTSQKNTLYFILGSLIVAIALGGWALYLFRTKQGAYQLLEKQNRAIREQKDEIERVSQQARLATEEKLRFYSYISHEFNTPLSLILTPTEDLLGKKNVSSYDLRSNLSMVQKNAYRLLRLVDQMLDLRKTDAGKQQLRTAEQDIVAFVRDIVLDFRRKAEKQRIDLQLITNLSNELVWFDAEKLDKVLFNLLSNAFKYTPKGGLIHVRLDRLDTQIQIQVQDNGQGMTPDEQAHAFDLFYSGAKSFNLSKGIGLALSMEFIQLHRGTICVQSVKDKGTTFTLLLPLGNQHLTADEMVRSTSRNPLFQQHQLTELSDDVEPMPVSLPTKQAGTLLIIEDNDDLRTFLTTRLATEYDIVAESTGEKGWERALEIIPDLIISDVMLSGQVADAMDGLELTQRIKTDLRTSHIPVVLLTANGQVENRIEGTRAGADIYLTKPFNTTHLLETLRTTLANRQKWQQRFASDFAPQSGNREEKKFLNELTVLIEQNLTDPAFGVEKLSREMGLSRVQLYRKVQALLNMNVMDYLTEIRLKRAKYLLKETNKPMAEIADETGFNSAAYFTTFFKQHTKKTPSEFRKSPVNT; encoded by the coding sequence ATGACTATTTTTTTTCGTTGGCTACTAACTGTGCAACCACCGGTAGACAGAAAGTATATTTTTAGGACAGGCTGTCTCTTACTTAGCCTGATCGGATTAGGCCTGACCAGTTGTCAGACGTCTTCCCAAACGAAGACCTATCGGATTGGCTTTTCGCAGCGAACGGAGACCGACAGTTGGCGTAAAACCATGCTGGAGGATATGAATCGAGAGTTGTCATTTTATCCCGATATCGATTTTCTGGTGAAAGACGCAGGTGGGCAAAGTGATAAGCAGGTTAAACAAATTCAGGAACTTATCGATCAGCACGTCGACCTGCTCATTGTGTCGCCGAATGCCGCCCGGCCTATTACCCCCATCGTTGAAAAAGCTTACCAACAGGGAATTCCTGTAATCATATTGGACCGGCGAACCGTATCCGATCAGTACATCGCTTATGTCGGGGCCGATAATGTGGAAGTTGGGCGTACTGCCGGAGCTTATGCCAATACACTCCTGGACGGAGCAGGAAAGGTAGTCGAGATCGGAGAATCGCCGGGGTCGTCGGCTGATATTGATCGGCACCGTGGTTTTGTTGAAGCGATTAGTCATCATCCCGGAATTCGGTTGGTGAAAAAGCTGGAAGGCGATTGGGATAAACATTCATTCGCCGATGAACTGACTCAATTGCTGAAAGCTGAGCCAACCGTTCAACTTATTTTCGCGCAGAACGACCGCACGGCCCTAAAGGCTCATACAATATGTAGGCAATTAGGGCTCGACCAGCGCGTGAAAATTATTGGCGTGGATGGGTTGCCGGGTAAAAATGAAGGCATTGATCTCGTAGAACGAGGTATTCTGAAAGCGACAGTGCTTTATCCCACCGGAGGAAAGGAAGCGATTCGGACGGCGTTGGCGATCCTAAAAAAACAAGCGTTCAAGCGTGAGAACCGATTGCCCATCACGCTGGTCGATTCGTCGAATGTACGGATGATGAAACTTCAGAATGCTAAAATAGCAGAACAACAGGCCGATATTGAAAAACAAAGTGACCGCATAGAGGCATTAAATCGAACCTACACATCCCAGAAAAATACGCTGTATTTTATTCTCGGTAGCCTGATTGTTGCTATTGCACTTGGCGGATGGGCTTTGTATTTATTTCGGACGAAGCAGGGAGCTTACCAATTACTGGAAAAACAGAATCGAGCGATCAGGGAACAAAAGGATGAAATTGAACGGGTATCGCAGCAGGCTCGTTTGGCCACCGAAGAAAAGCTTAGGTTTTATTCCTATATCTCGCATGAATTCAATACACCCCTAAGTCTGATTCTGACACCCACGGAAGATTTGCTGGGAAAGAAAAACGTCAGTTCATACGATCTCCGAAGTAACCTGTCGATGGTGCAGAAAAATGCGTATCGACTCCTGCGGCTAGTCGATCAAATGCTGGACTTGCGTAAGACGGATGCCGGGAAACAGCAATTGCGCACGGCGGAACAGGATATTGTTGCGTTTGTGCGTGACATCGTTCTGGACTTTCGGCGCAAGGCTGAAAAACAGCGAATTGATCTTCAGTTGATCACAAACCTCTCGAACGAACTTGTCTGGTTCGACGCTGAGAAGCTCGACAAGGTGTTGTTCAATCTGTTATCGAATGCGTTTAAATACACACCCAAAGGTGGCTTGATCCATGTTCGGCTGGATCGGCTGGATACACAAATTCAAATTCAGGTTCAGGACAATGGCCAGGGCATGACCCCAGATGAACAGGCGCACGCGTTCGATTTATTTTATAGTGGAGCTAAGTCATTTAATCTGTCTAAAGGGATAGGGTTGGCGCTATCGATGGAGTTCATTCAACTGCACCGGGGTACTATTTGTGTGCAATCCGTTAAGGATAAGGGGACCACGTTTACACTGTTGTTACCACTCGGTAATCAACACCTGACGGCGGACGAAATGGTTAGGTCGACGAGTCGAAATCCGCTATTTCAACAACACCAGTTGACAGAGCTTAGCGATGATGTGGAGCCAATGCCTGTTTCGTTGCCGACCAAACAGGCTGGTACACTGCTGATTATCGAAGATAACGACGATCTCCGGACATTTCTGACAACTCGCCTGGCTACTGAATATGACATTGTTGCCGAAAGTACTGGCGAAAAGGGATGGGAGCGGGCCCTGGAAATTATTCCTGACCTGATTATCAGCGATGTTATGCTGTCGGGGCAGGTTGCCGATGCTATGGATGGCTTAGAATTGACGCAGCGAATAAAAACCGATTTGCGCACCTCGCATATTCCGGTAGTGTTGCTAACGGCCAATGGGCAGGTGGAAAATCGCATTGAGGGTACCCGCGCCGGAGCTGATATCTACCTGACAAAACCCTTTAACACGACACATCTACTGGAAACGCTTCGCACAACGCTGGCCAATCGACAGAAATGGCAACAGCGATTTGCGTCTGATTTTGCTCCACAATCCGGTAATCGGGAGGAGAAAAAATTCCTGAATGAGCTTACGGTATTGATCGAGCAGAACTTGACCGATCCGGCCTTTGGGGTTGAAAAGTTGAGTCGCGAAATGGGGCTTTCGCGGGTGCAGTTATATCGGAAAGTACAGGCGCTGCTCAATATGAATGTGATGGATTACCTGACCGAAATCCGGTTAAAACGCGCCAAGTACCTCCTGAAAGAGACCAATAAGCCTATGGCCGAAATTGCGGACGAAACAGGCTTTAATTCGGCCGCTTACTTCACTACATTCTTTAAACAACATACGAAGAAGACGCCATCCGAATTTAGAAAGTCACCTGTGAATACGTAG
- a CDS encoding helix-turn-helix transcriptional regulator, whose amino-acid sequence MSAVNQNQFSFGSFQKAWNKGVEAADISEISEMLAHNPLLNQTLLLQGSALAVKDITRMHYPLILGDVENVCGWSKELFFKEGVEALIARIPLADRPGVEEMTKVINAYVAALPPEKLKSFRAIFDYRLMRKDGRVARICQESIVLKTDSKGNILFLLALVSDISYVKRIQKQHLHLTDGKEHLLFEVDDSNQCKPIDLLTKRELEILKLLNLSLTSDQIAEKLFISPNTVNTHRQKMIRKMGMSDTTDLINFLKVYRLL is encoded by the coding sequence ATGAGCGCCGTTAATCAGAATCAGTTTAGTTTCGGATCATTTCAAAAAGCGTGGAACAAGGGTGTTGAAGCTGCCGATATCAGTGAGATCAGCGAAATGCTTGCGCACAACCCTCTGTTAAATCAGACCCTATTATTACAAGGATCGGCATTGGCGGTAAAAGATATTACCAGAATGCACTATCCATTGATTTTAGGCGATGTCGAAAATGTATGTGGTTGGTCTAAAGAACTGTTTTTTAAAGAAGGTGTAGAGGCCCTCATTGCCCGAATTCCTCTTGCCGACCGGCCAGGGGTTGAAGAAATGACAAAAGTGATTAATGCCTATGTTGCTGCATTGCCTCCGGAAAAACTAAAGTCGTTTCGGGCTATTTTTGATTATCGCCTGATGCGTAAAGATGGCCGCGTTGCCCGGATATGTCAGGAAAGTATCGTTCTCAAAACCGACTCGAAGGGTAATATTCTTTTCCTGCTTGCCCTGGTGTCCGATATATCCTACGTTAAACGCATTCAAAAACAGCACCTTCATTTAACTGACGGAAAAGAACATTTACTTTTTGAAGTCGATGATTCGAATCAATGTAAACCGATCGATCTCTTAACTAAGCGTGAGTTAGAAATCCTGAAGTTGTTGAACTTGAGCCTGACCAGCGATCAAATTGCTGAAAAACTGTTTATTAGTCCCAACACGGTTAATACGCATCGTCAGAAAATGATTCGGAAAATGGGCATGAGCGACACGACCGACTTGATAAATTTCCTGAAAGTTTATCGGCTGTTGTAG
- a CDS encoding helix-turn-helix transcriptional regulator, whose product MSTYDYSFSLIRKIWRSDLLEPNIAEIEELIQVNPLLHETLLLQGTALAILDISTFQYVGMWGDLENLVGWSKEELFEGGAAFYMSKFLPADQAGFTIISQLINDYVRRFSPAELPSLRTIYDYRIMRKDGQQVRIGQESVILKADSEGRMLYSLALASDISHLNKEGTQHLCFLNGSERQLYAIDTTTDQYRQIDVLSRREMQIAQLLSQNLTSEQIAEQLFISTHTVNTHRQKMIRKMGLGNTTDLLNFLKIYRLI is encoded by the coding sequence ATGTCCACCTATGATTATAGTTTTTCGCTGATTAGAAAGATATGGCGTTCCGATTTGCTTGAACCGAACATTGCAGAAATTGAAGAATTGATTCAGGTGAATCCACTGTTGCATGAAACGTTATTGCTTCAGGGGACAGCGTTGGCAATACTCGACATCAGCACCTTTCAATACGTGGGTATGTGGGGAGATTTGGAAAACCTGGTGGGCTGGAGTAAAGAAGAGCTTTTTGAGGGTGGAGCCGCGTTTTACATGTCTAAATTCTTACCTGCCGATCAGGCAGGTTTTACAATCATATCACAACTCATCAATGATTACGTCAGAAGGTTTAGTCCTGCCGAACTTCCATCTTTGCGTACAATATATGATTACAGAATCATGCGAAAAGATGGGCAGCAGGTACGAATAGGGCAGGAAAGTGTCATTTTAAAAGCCGATTCCGAAGGACGGATGCTTTATTCGCTGGCGTTAGCATCCGACATCTCACATTTGAATAAAGAAGGTACTCAGCATCTCTGTTTTCTAAATGGATCTGAACGACAATTATATGCTATTGATACTACAACCGATCAATACCGACAGATCGATGTACTTAGTCGACGGGAAATGCAAATTGCTCAACTCCTGAGTCAGAACCTGACTAGTGAACAAATTGCCGAACAATTATTTATTAGTACACATACTGTTAATACGCATCGTCAGAAAATGATTCGAAAAATGGGGTTAGGTAATACAACCGATCTTCTGAATTTTCTGAAAATATATCGGCTCATTTAA
- a CDS encoding lipocalin family protein: MGRSFFLITLITLLGTAFRPILAPAFDTVTGTWKRTSMLLVDGDGKTTDMNKMMEKNMPCTKDITYTFSADGTLKTNVPDACGALKKTIESMNASGRWTMSGNKVLVTTTMKDIPQATYEVNLQGNTMTWIFNYDENPKMPNPTKAKRMTIVYQRV, from the coding sequence ATGGGCCGCTCCTTCTTTTTGATAACGCTGATTACCCTTCTTGGAACTGCTTTTCGTCCAATACTTGCTCCTGCCTTCGATACAGTTACAGGCACCTGGAAACGCACGTCTATGCTGCTGGTAGACGGTGACGGAAAAACAACCGATATGAATAAGATGATGGAGAAGAACATGCCTTGTACAAAGGATATAACCTACACATTCAGTGCCGACGGGACGCTGAAAACGAACGTTCCAGATGCTTGCGGAGCCTTAAAGAAAACCATCGAATCCATGAATGCATCGGGCCGGTGGACAATGAGTGGAAATAAGGTACTTGTTACAACTACGATGAAAGACATTCCACAAGCTACTTATGAGGTCAATCTTCAGGGGAATACCATGACCTGGATTTTCAACTACGATGAAAACCCTAAAATGCCAAACCCGACCAAAGCCAAACGCATGACGATCGTTTATCAACGCGTTTGA
- a CDS encoding DUF1440 domain-containing protein, with product MKTPARTIVQAGLVAGILDAIAAMVMTIIRGGKDPSAVWRYVASGVFGPEALTGGVPMVLWGLAFHFFIALTCAAFYFLIYPQLQRFITSPVAIGLLYGILIWLVMNRVVLPLSRVPSAPFDLSKAAIGMAIIMIMVGLPISLIVNRHYSGR from the coding sequence ATGAAAACGCCCGCTCGCACAATTGTCCAGGCCGGCCTGGTAGCTGGTATTCTGGATGCTATTGCCGCTATGGTCATGACGATAATTAGAGGAGGTAAAGACCCCTCGGCCGTTTGGCGGTACGTAGCCAGTGGAGTTTTCGGGCCAGAAGCGTTAACGGGTGGCGTGCCAATGGTTCTCTGGGGACTGGCATTTCATTTTTTTATCGCGTTGACATGTGCCGCTTTTTACTTTCTGATTTACCCGCAACTACAACGATTTATCACGAGTCCGGTTGCCATTGGTTTACTCTATGGCATATTGATTTGGCTAGTCATGAACCGAGTTGTTCTGCCGTTGAGTAGGGTTCCCTCTGCGCCATTCGATCTTTCTAAAGCAGCCATAGGTATGGCAATTATCATGATCATGGTCGGATTGCCTATTTCCCTTATTGTGAACAGGCATTATTCGGGCCGGTGA